One Prosthecobacter sp. SYSU 5D2 DNA window includes the following coding sequences:
- the lpdA gene encoding dihydrolipoyl dehydrogenase, giving the protein MNYDLIVIGGGPAGYVGAIRAAQLGKKVACVENDRAGGTCLNWGCIPTKALLKNAELYHTLTHRAEEFGLKVEGLSYDWSKVVGRSRGVSDKLNKGIEFLFKKNKVDYLKGTASIPAEGKVEVTAADGSKETHEAANILIATGAKTRDMPGFPFNGTTVIGSKEAMTLEKQPKSIIVIGAGAIGIEFAYFFNAYGTKVTVVEMLPDVLPVEDTEVSKLLEKSLTKAGIRILTNTKVTGTSEDGKGVKITVEGAANETLEADVCLVAIGVKPVLPGGIELKLTDRGWLHTDDKYQTSVKGIYGAGDIIGPPWLAHVASYEAVQCVEGIFAGHKPKKVTVFPGCTYCHPQVASIGLTERAAKEKGLKFKVGKFPYVASGKALAAAEPEGFVKILYGEPHGEIIGAHIVGSESTEMIAEIGLAMNLEATWDEIEATIHAHPTLSEMVKEATEVAKGHPIHV; this is encoded by the coding sequence ATGAACTACGACCTCATCGTCATCGGCGGCGGGCCTGCGGGCTACGTCGGAGCCATCCGCGCAGCGCAACTCGGCAAAAAAGTGGCCTGTGTGGAGAATGACCGCGCCGGGGGCACCTGCCTGAACTGGGGTTGCATTCCCACCAAGGCCCTGCTGAAAAACGCCGAGCTTTACCACACCCTCACCCACCGGGCCGAGGAATTTGGCCTCAAAGTGGAAGGCCTCAGCTATGACTGGTCCAAGGTCGTCGGCCGCAGCCGGGGCGTGTCCGACAAGCTGAACAAGGGCATCGAGTTCCTCTTCAAAAAGAACAAGGTGGACTACCTCAAAGGCACCGCCAGCATCCCGGCCGAAGGCAAGGTGGAAGTGACCGCTGCCGACGGCAGCAAGGAAACCCACGAGGCCGCCAACATCCTCATCGCCACCGGGGCCAAAACCCGCGACATGCCCGGCTTCCCCTTCAACGGCACCACCGTCATCGGCAGCAAGGAAGCCATGACCCTGGAAAAGCAGCCAAAGAGCATCATCGTCATCGGCGCAGGTGCCATTGGCATCGAGTTCGCCTATTTCTTCAACGCCTACGGCACCAAGGTGACCGTGGTGGAAATGCTGCCTGACGTGCTTCCTGTGGAAGACACCGAAGTGTCCAAACTCCTGGAAAAAAGCCTCACCAAGGCCGGCATCCGCATCCTCACCAACACCAAGGTCACCGGCACGTCCGAGGACGGCAAAGGCGTCAAAATCACCGTCGAAGGCGCTGCCAATGAAACCCTCGAGGCCGATGTCTGCCTCGTCGCCATCGGCGTGAAGCCCGTGCTGCCAGGCGGCATTGAGCTGAAGCTGACCGACCGCGGCTGGCTGCACACGGACGACAAGTATCAAACCAGCGTCAAAGGCATCTACGGAGCTGGCGACATCATTGGGCCTCCGTGGCTCGCCCACGTGGCCAGCTACGAGGCCGTGCAGTGCGTGGAAGGCATCTTCGCCGGTCACAAGCCGAAGAAGGTCACCGTCTTCCCAGGTTGCACCTACTGCCATCCGCAGGTGGCCAGCATCGGTCTCACCGAGCGCGCTGCCAAGGAAAAGGGCCTCAAGTTCAAGGTCGGCAAGTTCCCTTACGTCGCCAGTGGCAAGGCCCTCGCCGCCGCCGAGCCGGAAGGTTTTGTCAAAATCCTCTACGGTGAGCCTCATGGCGAGATCATCGGCGCCCACATCGTCGGCAGCGAAAGCACCGAGATGATCGCCGAGATCGGCCTGGCCATGAACCTCGAAGCCACCTGGGATGAAATCGAAGCCACCATCCACGCCCACCCGACGCTGAGCGAGATGGTCAAAGAAGCCACCGAAGTGGCCAAGGGGCACCCGATCCACGTTTAA
- a CDS encoding ATP-dependent DNA helicase RecQ has translation MPHDLTATLQQHFGHKAFRPGQEQVMGALLEGRSALALFPTSAGKSLCYQLPALLMDGVTLVISPLIALMKDQVEALRARGIGAARLDSSLKLDEAQQVFDDLRSGKTKLLYIAPERLMNENFIERLKRLKIAMMAVDEAHCISEWGHNFRPEYLRLALVAKELGIRPVLALTATATPSVAADIRRAFDIADADHVQTSFHRPNLHYRITPCPAAKRKEYLTKLLNKRKVPSIVYVTLQQTAEEVATHLQRNGVNALAYHAGLADEHRHAAQDGFMTGETDVIVATIAFGMGIDKADIRAVYHYNLPKTLENYMQETGRAGRDGKASVCEMLACQDDCIVLANFTYGDTPTPQALRQLLDHLLRQGDEFDISIYELSGSTDIRPLVIETVLTNLELNGLVRPLGMFYSSYKYAFLQPEARILSGHKPERQAFLRRLFSCGKRGHKWTTISPDEAAAEMEEPRDRIMKALTWLEEAGEIQMKPSGARQRYRLCGEPARRDPDQVAVKMQALFAERETRDVQRLQQILELASQRECITRWLLRYFGEEMPADCGTCTSCKEREKGVDMSQPRPIPQAARPSVTTEDVAVIRDLMDERHAALRTPRQLTRFLCGISSPATSRSRLTRLGTFGMLDQVPFDDVLAQAETMR, from the coding sequence ATGCCGCACGATCTCACCGCCACACTTCAACAGCATTTTGGCCATAAGGCTTTCAGGCCGGGGCAGGAACAGGTGATGGGGGCGCTGCTGGAGGGGCGGAGTGCGCTGGCGCTTTTTCCGACGAGTGCGGGGAAGTCGTTGTGCTACCAGCTGCCGGCGCTGCTGATGGACGGGGTGACGCTGGTCATCTCGCCGCTGATTGCGCTGATGAAGGACCAGGTGGAGGCGCTGCGGGCGCGGGGGATTGGGGCGGCGCGGCTGGATTCATCGCTGAAGCTGGATGAGGCGCAGCAGGTCTTTGATGACCTGCGCTCGGGCAAGACGAAGCTGCTTTACATCGCCCCGGAGAGGCTGATGAATGAAAACTTCATCGAGCGGCTGAAGCGGCTCAAGATTGCCATGATGGCGGTGGATGAGGCGCACTGCATCTCGGAATGGGGACACAATTTCAGGCCGGAATATCTGCGCCTGGCGCTGGTGGCGAAGGAGCTGGGCATCCGGCCTGTGCTGGCGCTCACAGCCACGGCGACCCCCAGTGTGGCTGCGGACATCCGGCGGGCGTTTGACATCGCGGATGCGGATCATGTGCAAACGTCGTTTCACCGGCCTAACCTGCATTACCGAATCACGCCCTGCCCGGCGGCGAAGCGTAAGGAATATCTCACCAAGCTGCTGAACAAACGCAAGGTGCCCTCCATTGTCTATGTGACGCTGCAACAGACGGCGGAGGAGGTGGCAACGCATCTGCAGCGCAATGGCGTCAATGCGCTGGCCTATCATGCCGGCCTGGCCGATGAGCATCGCCATGCGGCGCAGGACGGTTTCATGACCGGGGAGACGGATGTCATCGTGGCGACGATCGCTTTTGGCATGGGCATTGACAAGGCGGACATCCGCGCGGTTTACCATTACAACCTGCCGAAGACGCTGGAGAACTACATGCAGGAAACCGGTCGCGCGGGGCGCGATGGAAAAGCCTCTGTCTGTGAGATGCTGGCCTGCCAGGATGACTGCATCGTACTGGCCAATTTTACTTATGGCGACACACCGACGCCGCAGGCATTGCGGCAATTGTTGGATCATTTGTTACGCCAGGGGGATGAATTTGACATCTCCATCTATGAGCTTTCCGGCAGCACGGACATTCGTCCGCTGGTCATTGAGACGGTGCTGACGAATCTGGAACTGAACGGACTGGTGCGGCCACTGGGCATGTTTTATTCCAGCTATAAGTATGCCTTTCTCCAGCCGGAGGCGCGCATCCTCTCTGGTCACAAGCCGGAGCGGCAGGCATTCCTTCGGCGGCTGTTTTCCTGCGGCAAACGCGGGCACAAATGGACGACAATCAGCCCCGATGAGGCCGCTGCTGAAATGGAGGAGCCGCGTGACCGCATCATGAAGGCACTGACCTGGCTGGAGGAGGCCGGCGAGATCCAGATGAAGCCCAGTGGTGCCCGCCAGCGCTACCGCCTGTGCGGGGAGCCGGCGCGGCGCGATCCCGACCAGGTGGCGGTGAAAATGCAGGCGCTGTTTGCGGAGCGCGAGACGCGGGATGTGCAGCGGCTCCAGCAGATCCTGGAACTGGCCAGCCAGCGCGAGTGCATCACCCGCTGGCTGCTGCGTTATTTTGGCGAAGAGATGCCCGCCGACTGCGGCACCTGCACGAGCTGCAAGGAGCGGGAGAAAGGGGTGGACATGAGCCAGCCGCGCCCCATTCCCCAGGCGGCCCGTCCCAGCGTCACCACCGAGGATGTGGCGGTGATCCGCGACCTCATGGACGAGCGCCACGCGGCGCTGCGCACGCCGCGCCAGCTGACCCGTTTCCTCTGCGGCATCTCCAGCCCCGCCACCAGCCGCTCCCGGCTGACGCGTCTAGGCACCTTCGGCATGCTGGACCAGGTGCCTTTTGATGACGTGCTGGCGCAGGCGGAGACGATGCGGTGA
- a CDS encoding dienelactone hydrolase family protein, which produces MTLREPEIVELSTPSGPMRTMVLRPAGPGRYPGLIFHSEIFQLTAPIVRTAAFLAGHGFIVAVPEIYHEYLAAGTVLAYDQAGSDVGNRLKTEKSVAAYDADNRAVLDYLKAHEDCTGRLGSFGPCIGGHLTYRAALQPDVAAAACFYPTDLHKRSLGAGMNDDSLARAAEIKGELMLVFGRQDPHVPAEGRALIYQTLTAAGVNFTWHEFNAAHAFLRDEGLRYDAELARQALGLTVDFFRRCL; this is translated from the coding sequence ATGACCCTCCGCGAGCCTGAAATTGTTGAACTCTCCACACCCTCAGGTCCCATGCGCACGATGGTGCTGCGGCCTGCGGGTCCGGGACGTTATCCAGGGCTGATTTTTCACTCAGAGATTTTTCAACTGACGGCTCCGATTGTGCGCACGGCAGCCTTTCTCGCAGGCCATGGGTTCATCGTCGCCGTGCCGGAGATTTATCATGAGTATCTGGCTGCGGGGACGGTGCTGGCTTATGACCAGGCGGGCTCGGATGTGGGGAACCGGCTGAAGACGGAAAAGTCCGTCGCTGCCTATGATGCGGACAATCGGGCGGTGCTGGACTACCTGAAAGCTCATGAAGACTGCACGGGGCGGCTGGGTTCCTTTGGCCCGTGCATTGGCGGACATCTGACTTACCGCGCTGCCCTGCAGCCAGATGTGGCTGCGGCGGCCTGCTTTTATCCCACCGACCTTCACAAGCGCAGCCTGGGGGCCGGCATGAACGATGACTCCCTGGCCCGCGCGGCAGAAATCAAAGGCGAGCTGATGCTGGTCTTCGGACGTCAGGACCCGCATGTCCCTGCAGAAGGCCGTGCGCTCATCTACCAGACACTGACCGCTGCCGGGGTGAATTTCACCTGGCATGAATTCAATGCCGCCCACGCCTTTCTCCGCGATGAGGGCCTGCGCTACGATGCCGAACTGGCCCGTCAGGCGCTGGGCCTGACGGTGGATTTTTTCCGGCGGTGTTTGTGA
- a CDS encoding carboxypeptidase M32 has translation MPSTAFDQLIALAQEVSVLTSTESMLSWDQETYMPARSLNHRARQMAYLNGKAHSLATGTVFRKLLAKAETEKTRDAKAAANLRELRRDYDRAAKLPQKLVIEESELCAHGKAAWAEGRKKSDFSLFAPHLQKLVTLARKKADLWGYADEPYDALLETYERGARTREVAELFAKLKPDLTQIARQAVEQSASVKPNLLRGKYPIEKQQILNAEVAASLGFDFEAGRIDTTAHPFCTTLGPADIRLTTRYDEADFTSSLFGVMHEAGHGLYEQGLPVDDFGLPSGRACSLGIHESQSRLWENHVGRSRSFWEKWLPRTAEIFPHLKKIKLDDFLRAINRAEYSFIRVEADQATYDLHILLRFSIERRLVSGELAVKDVPKAWNEEFESLFGMVPPDDAHGCLQDIHWSMGGLGYFATYTLGNLNAAQLFATARKQKKIATALDRADYAPLLTWLRDKVHSQGGTPLPGEIMLHATGKPTDAKWHLKHLRERFGE, from the coding sequence ATGCCATCCACCGCTTTCGACCAGCTGATCGCCCTCGCCCAAGAGGTCTCCGTTCTTACCTCCACCGAGTCCATGCTTTCCTGGGATCAGGAAACGTACATGCCCGCGCGCTCGCTCAACCATCGTGCCCGCCAGATGGCCTACCTGAATGGCAAGGCCCACTCCCTGGCCACCGGTACCGTTTTCCGCAAACTGCTGGCCAAGGCCGAAACCGAAAAGACCCGCGATGCCAAAGCCGCCGCCAACCTGCGCGAGCTGCGCCGTGACTATGACCGCGCCGCCAAACTGCCGCAAAAGCTCGTTATCGAGGAAAGCGAACTCTGCGCCCATGGCAAAGCCGCCTGGGCGGAAGGACGCAAGAAGTCTGACTTCAGCCTCTTCGCCCCGCACCTACAAAAGCTCGTCACTCTGGCCCGCAAAAAGGCCGATCTGTGGGGTTACGCGGATGAACCTTACGATGCCCTTTTGGAGACCTATGAGCGCGGCGCCCGCACGCGGGAAGTGGCTGAACTCTTTGCCAAGCTGAAGCCCGACCTCACCCAGATCGCCCGGCAGGCGGTGGAGCAGAGCGCCTCCGTGAAGCCTAACCTGTTGCGTGGCAAATATCCCATTGAGAAACAGCAGATCCTCAATGCCGAAGTCGCCGCCAGCCTGGGCTTCGATTTCGAGGCGGGCCGCATTGACACTACCGCGCATCCCTTTTGCACCACCCTCGGTCCTGCCGATATCCGCCTAACCACACGTTATGATGAGGCGGACTTTACCTCTTCCCTCTTCGGCGTCATGCATGAGGCCGGGCACGGGCTTTATGAGCAGGGCCTGCCGGTGGATGACTTCGGGCTGCCCTCCGGCCGCGCCTGTTCTCTGGGCATCCATGAATCCCAAAGCCGACTGTGGGAAAACCACGTGGGCCGCTCCCGCAGCTTCTGGGAAAAGTGGCTGCCACGCACGGCCGAGATCTTTCCTCATCTGAAGAAGATCAAGCTGGATGACTTCCTCCGCGCCATCAACCGCGCCGAGTATTCCTTCATCCGCGTGGAGGCGGACCAGGCCACCTATGACCTGCACATCCTTTTGCGCTTCAGCATCGAGCGCCGCCTCGTCAGCGGCGAGCTGGCCGTCAAGGATGTGCCGAAGGCCTGGAATGAGGAGTTTGAAAGTTTGTTCGGCATGGTGCCTCCGGATGATGCCCACGGCTGCCTGCAGGACATTCATTGGAGCATGGGCGGCCTCGGATACTTCGCCACCTACACGCTGGGCAATCTGAACGCCGCCCAGCTTTTCGCCACTGCCCGCAAGCAGAAGAAAATCGCCACCGCCCTGGATCGGGCCGACTACGCCCCGCTGCTCACTTGGCTGCGCGACAAAGTCCACTCCCAAGGCGGCACCCCCCTCCCTGGTGAGATCATGCTGCATGCCACCGGCAAGCCTACCGACGCCAAATGGCACCTCAAGCATCTGCGGGAGCGGTTTGGGGAGTAA
- a CDS encoding MBOAT family O-acyltransferase, which yields MTFTSWQYALFLPLVVLLYWPLPRLGRMGLLLVASYFFYGMWDLRFLALIMASTGIDYFCARSLIGAREWRGKVLLTTLAPFLWLGGCALFAKEYVTISQASLIVAAVFPLLFVPVHEWLWTRPEPARRRGFLWLSILTNLAVLGFFKYFGFFADSLVALLGSAGMDPGWTLPNIILPVAISFYTFQSVAYAVDVYQGKVQPAPDLLTFSAYLAFFPQLVAGPIERPGKFMPQFTQAAVWEWEHLHAGLRLLLIGAFKKVFVADNCAIIANYVFNPGSTPNAPWALLGIVAFAFQIYGDFSGYTDLARGSARLLGIRLSMNFRFPYLATGPSDFWQRWHITLSSWFRDYVYIPLGGNRTGPTRTVVNLWITMLLAGLWHGASWTFVLWGGYHAALLTLYRIVPALGKLETTALEEACTWPRRTLAIVLMFTLTLFGWAIFRAQTMPQLGVWLHALTDWTAGEDWTKPALWLVFHILPLILLQLLTLKPRDEAELTRLPWVARGLVFFLLFVAFVSSLSTEQEFIYFQF from the coding sequence ATGACCTTCACGTCCTGGCAATACGCCCTCTTTCTCCCGCTCGTCGTCCTGCTGTACTGGCCGTTGCCACGGCTCGGTCGCATGGGGCTGCTGCTCGTCGCCAGCTACTTCTTTTATGGCATGTGGGACCTGCGCTTCCTGGCGCTCATCATGGCCTCCACGGGCATTGACTACTTCTGTGCGCGCTCCCTCATCGGCGCACGGGAGTGGCGGGGAAAGGTCCTCCTCACTACTCTCGCCCCCTTCCTCTGGCTCGGTGGCTGCGCCCTTTTTGCCAAGGAATACGTCACCATCAGCCAGGCCAGCCTCATCGTTGCCGCCGTCTTCCCCCTGCTCTTTGTCCCCGTGCATGAGTGGCTCTGGACCCGGCCCGAGCCCGCCCGCCGCCGGGGTTTCCTGTGGCTCAGCATCCTGACGAACCTCGCCGTCCTGGGCTTCTTCAAATACTTCGGCTTCTTCGCTGACAGCCTCGTCGCCCTCCTCGGCTCGGCAGGCATGGATCCTGGCTGGACGCTGCCAAACATCATCCTGCCTGTCGCCATCTCCTTTTATACCTTCCAGTCCGTCGCCTATGCGGTGGATGTGTATCAAGGCAAGGTACAGCCCGCTCCGGACCTGCTCACCTTTTCCGCCTACCTGGCCTTTTTCCCCCAGCTCGTCGCCGGTCCCATCGAGCGTCCGGGCAAATTCATGCCGCAGTTCACCCAGGCTGCCGTCTGGGAGTGGGAGCACCTCCATGCCGGCCTGCGGCTGCTGCTCATCGGCGCGTTTAAAAAAGTCTTCGTCGCGGATAACTGCGCCATCATTGCCAACTACGTCTTCAATCCCGGCTCCACGCCCAATGCCCCCTGGGCGCTGCTTGGCATCGTCGCCTTCGCCTTCCAGATCTATGGCGACTTCTCCGGTTATACCGATCTCGCCCGTGGCTCCGCCCGCCTGCTGGGCATCCGCCTCAGCATGAATTTCCGCTTCCCGTACCTCGCCACCGGCCCGTCGGACTTTTGGCAGCGGTGGCACATCACCCTTTCCAGCTGGTTCCGGGATTACGTGTATATCCCCCTCGGTGGCAACCGCACCGGGCCCACCCGCACCGTGGTGAATCTCTGGATCACCATGCTGCTCGCCGGCCTCTGGCATGGGGCGAGCTGGACCTTCGTCCTCTGGGGCGGATACCACGCCGCCCTGCTCACGCTCTACCGCATCGTCCCCGCCCTCGGCAAACTCGAGACCACCGCCCTGGAGGAAGCCTGCACCTGGCCCCGGCGCACCCTCGCCATCGTGCTCATGTTCACTTTGACCCTCTTCGGCTGGGCCATCTTCCGTGCGCAGACCATGCCCCAGCTCGGAGTCTGGCTACATGCCCTCACCGACTGGACCGCCGGAGAAGACTGGACCAAACCCGCCCTCTGGCTCGTGTTCCACATCCTGCCCCTCATCCTGCTCCAGCTCCTCACGCTGAAACCCCGCGATGAAGCCGAGCTGACCCGCCTCCCCTGGGTGGCCCGTGGCCTCGTCTTTTTCCTCCTCTTCGTCGCCTTCGTCAGCTCCCTCTCCACGGAGCAGGAGTTCATCTATTTCCAGTTCTGA
- a CDS encoding ThuA domain-containing protein translates to MKSLLLTLACLLGLTTPLSAQSPAHIVIMVVEEEYNYDAPTTMGDFAAKDLRPLGHKVTVILGDQPEKHHFPGLIEALKDADLLILFSRRRFPPKEQLAAIRAHLDAGKPLLGIRTANHAFIPVPTETVTDPALATWPEFNPEVLGGQNTGYETKGLPYSVSIAPGAESSPLLQGVNPATIQGHKSLYKVLPLAADTTPLLIGTAQSPSTTPPQPVAWTRHHGPNKAPIFYTSLGAADDMKIPAVRQLLLNGVKWTLGR, encoded by the coding sequence ATGAAGTCCCTCCTTCTCACCCTCGCCTGCCTCCTCGGCCTCACCACGCCGCTGTCCGCGCAGTCACCCGCCCACATCGTCATCATGGTGGTGGAGGAAGAATACAACTACGACGCCCCCACCACCATGGGCGACTTCGCCGCCAAGGACCTCCGCCCCCTCGGCCACAAGGTCACCGTCATTCTTGGCGACCAGCCCGAAAAACACCACTTCCCTGGCCTGATTGAGGCCCTGAAGGACGCTGATCTCCTTATCCTCTTCTCCCGCCGCCGCTTCCCGCCGAAGGAGCAGCTTGCCGCCATCCGCGCCCACCTGGATGCGGGCAAGCCCCTCCTCGGCATCCGCACCGCCAACCACGCCTTCATCCCCGTCCCCACGGAAACCGTCACCGATCCCGCCCTCGCCACCTGGCCCGAGTTCAACCCCGAAGTCCTCGGTGGCCAGAACACCGGCTACGAAACCAAAGGCCTGCCTTACAGCGTCAGCATCGCCCCCGGCGCAGAAAGCAGTCCCCTCCTCCAGGGGGTAAACCCCGCCACGATCCAGGGCCACAAATCCCTCTACAAAGTCCTGCCCCTCGCCGCCGATACCACCCCCCTGCTCATCGGCACCGCCCAGTCCCCCAGCACCACCCCGCCCCAGCCCGTCGCCTGGACCCGCCACCACGGCCCAAACAAAGCCCCCATCTTCTACACCAGCCTCGGTGCCGCCGATGACATGAAGATCCCCGCCGTCCGCCAGCTCCTGCTCAATGGCGTCAAATGGACCCTGGGCCGCTGA
- the ychF gene encoding redox-regulated ATPase YchF, with translation MLQAGIVGLPNVGKSTLFNAVTRTRKAEAANYPFCTIEPNQGVVVVPDERLAVLSKLSGSQKLVPAAIEFVDIAGLVKGASQGEGLGNKFLSHIREVDAIVHVVRCFESGDITHVDGSVDPIRDIEVINTELILADMDSVSKRKSRTDKDAKRGIKEAQAEHALCEKLLPHLDAMKPAVTLELNDEEKKLLKSFFLLSGKPCIYACNVAEDELAEASKNPDKHPQVAKVREYVKHAHAASATVVSAAIESELGELPEDEAKAYLADLGVEDSGVNLLIKSVYSLLGLQTYLTTGEKETRAWTITKGMKAPQAAGVIHGDFERGFIAAQIVHFDDLVTLGSEAKAREAGKLRIEGKEYVMRDGDVVEWRFNV, from the coding sequence ATGCTCCAAGCTGGAATCGTCGGCCTTCCCAATGTAGGCAAATCCACTCTGTTTAACGCAGTCACCCGCACCCGCAAGGCGGAGGCGGCGAACTACCCCTTTTGCACCATCGAGCCCAACCAGGGAGTCGTCGTTGTCCCGGACGAGCGGCTGGCGGTGCTGTCCAAGCTCAGCGGCTCGCAGAAGCTGGTGCCTGCGGCCATTGAATTTGTGGACATCGCCGGTCTGGTGAAAGGCGCGAGCCAGGGTGAAGGCCTGGGCAACAAATTCCTCAGCCACATCCGCGAGGTGGACGCCATCGTGCACGTGGTGCGCTGTTTTGAAAGTGGCGACATCACCCATGTGGATGGCAGCGTGGACCCCATCCGCGACATCGAGGTCATCAATACGGAACTCATCCTGGCCGACATGGACAGCGTGTCCAAGCGCAAGTCCCGCACGGACAAAGATGCCAAGCGCGGCATCAAGGAAGCCCAGGCGGAACACGCGCTTTGCGAAAAACTGCTTCCGCACCTGGATGCGATGAAGCCCGCCGTGACGCTGGAGCTGAATGATGAAGAAAAGAAGCTGCTAAAGTCCTTTTTCCTGCTTAGCGGCAAGCCCTGCATCTACGCCTGCAACGTGGCTGAGGACGAACTGGCCGAAGCCTCCAAAAACCCTGACAAACACCCTCAGGTGGCCAAGGTGCGTGAGTATGTGAAGCATGCCCATGCGGCCAGTGCCACCGTCGTCAGCGCCGCCATCGAGAGCGAGCTGGGTGAATTGCCTGAAGATGAGGCCAAGGCTTATCTCGCCGATCTGGGCGTCGAAGACAGCGGGGTGAACCTGCTCATCAAGAGCGTCTATTCCCTGCTGGGCCTGCAGACTTATCTGACCACGGGTGAAAAAGAAACCCGTGCCTGGACCATCACCAAAGGCATGAAGGCCCCCCAGGCCGCCGGCGTGATCCATGGCGACTTCGAGCGCGGTTTCATCGCCGCGCAGATCGTCCACTTTGATGACCTCGTCACTCTAGGCTCCGAAGCGAAAGCACGCGAGGCCGGGAAGCTGCGCATCGAAGGCAAGGAATACGTCATGCGCGACGGTGACGTTGTGGAATGGCGCTTCAATGTGTGA
- a CDS encoding AAA family ATPase: MSVPAAHSVALQPDSWQAALAQVCTHLLQEKKQILLCITGKSGAGKSTLGKLIRKKGLPGLQPRKIGVIDDGVLAVPLFGIFTRRIKSRSRERDNLAPFSHFLKNKKMVVYVNTKPERRLDRCDVALRLRLPEEIREQRLNDRDHDGGIRFRSTVNADDEVGIQADHVFDLCLVESHDPAPLTGAQSSMVLVPFLSKAAPDMANWASYAAECCS, encoded by the coding sequence ATGTCAGTCCCTGCCGCCCACTCCGTCGCCCTCCAGCCAGACTCCTGGCAGGCCGCGCTGGCCCAGGTCTGCACCCATCTCCTTCAGGAAAAAAAGCAGATCCTCCTCTGCATCACGGGCAAGTCCGGCGCTGGCAAGTCCACCCTCGGCAAGCTCATCCGCAAAAAAGGACTCCCCGGCCTGCAGCCCCGGAAAATCGGTGTCATTGACGATGGCGTACTGGCCGTTCCCCTTTTCGGCATCTTCACCCGCCGCATCAAAAGCCGCAGCCGTGAGCGGGACAATCTGGCCCCCTTCAGTCACTTCCTGAAGAACAAAAAGATGGTCGTGTATGTGAACACCAAACCAGAACGGCGACTGGACCGTTGCGACGTGGCCCTGCGCCTACGCCTGCCGGAGGAGATCCGTGAGCAGCGCCTCAATGACCGTGACCACGATGGTGGAATACGTTTCCGCAGCACCGTGAATGCGGATGATGAAGTCGGCATCCAGGCGGATCATGTCTTTGACTTATGCCTGGTGGAGTCTCATGATCCCGCGCCGCTCACTGGCGCTCAATCTTCCATGGTCCTGGTCCCGTTTCTATCCAAAGCGGCCCCGGACATGGCGAACTGGGCCTCTTATGCGGCAGAATGCTGCTCCTAG